Within Lentimicrobiaceae bacterium, the genomic segment TTCCGGTGACGGGCATTTTGATAATCCGCAGCAGTTGCATCCTATTTACGTTCCGGGAACCGGAGATATTTCTTTAGGGCAGGTTACACTTAGTGTTGCCGCTTCGGGTTATGGAAACTGCCCAGATACTACCGATGCTTTACTGCTTTATATTTACCCCAATATTGCAGTAGTGGCAGGAGAAGATCAAACTATTTCGTATGGATCAAGTACGCTTTTAACAAGCATCGTTTCAGGTGGAAGTGGTAATTTTACCTATAATTGGCAACCTGCGGATCAGCTTGTTGATAATACTGTAGCCCAGCCTGTAACTATCAATCTTACTTCTTCGATTCAATTTACGGTTAATGTTACAGATATTTTTTCAGGCTGTATTTCTTCGGATGCCGTAATTGTATATGTTTCCGGTGGTCCTTTGTCGGTTAATACCAACGCACAACCCGACACAGTTTGTTTGGGTAGCAGCAGTCAACTTAACGCACTTGCCGGTGGAGGCACAGGCAATTATTCCTGCATATGGACTTCTGTACCGCAGGGATTTACTTCAACACTTTTTAACCCTGTAGTTACTCCCCTGCAAACAACCATTTACACCGCCGAAATTAACGACGGTAGTACCACGCTTACCTCTTCGGTAACTGTTACTGTTTCTGAAGCTCCAGGAATACCTTATATCCCGGCAGGTCCCATACAAGTGGATATATATTATACTCCCACAAGTATATACACAACATATTCTGTAGCAAATGCTGAAAACTATGTTTGGCAGCTTTCACCCGAACAGGCAGGGATACTCATGGTACGGGATACTCTTTGCGAAGTTACATGGGATAATTATTTTACCGGTCAAGCTATGCTTAAAGTTAGTACTGCAAACCAATGTGGTAACAGCAATTGGTCTGAAGTATTACTTATTAATACAGAAAATTCAGTAGGGATTTTTCCCCATGTTGTTTCTGATGAGTGGTTGGTATTTCCTAACCCTACGCAGGGACAGATATTTATTAGTACCACCTCTGCTTCAGTCGGCAGCGTTTTGTATCGTCTTACAGATTTGCGGGGTATCACTCTACAACACGGGTACTTTACTTCTCCCAAAAAAGGGGATATATTTACCCTTGATGCAACAGATTTACCCGGCGGTTTGTACCTGCTATACCTTCGGGACAATAAAACGGAAAGGCATTTCTCTATATTGATTTCCCAATAACCGTTCGGGAGATGAAACATTGTATTGCCTTTGTTTTTTGTATTATGCTTATGCAGCCCTCATTTGCACAAAGTAACAAAAGCCTGAAATTAAACGATACAGTTTCCCTGAACAAGAACCGTTTGCGCGGAGTATTGATTACAGAAGGTGTTTTGTATGTTACGAGTATGACTGCCTTATATTCTATGTGGTATTCCGATTATCCGCAAACTCATTTCCATTGGATAAATGATAATGGCGAATGGATGCAACTGGATAAAGTCGGGCATGGTTTGTCGTGTTATAACCTGAGTAAGTTCGGGTACGAAACCATGCGTTGGGCTGGGGTTAATGAAAATAAAGCACTCTGGTACGGAGGAATTACCGGCTTCACTTATCAAACCGTTATTGAAATCCTTGATGGCTTTTCTGTCGGGTGGGGCGCTTCGCCCGGCGATTTGATTGCCAATACAACCGGTTCATTACTATTTGTCGGGCAGCAATTAGCCTGGCACGAGCAACGGTTTGCTTTAAAATATTCTTTCTATCCTACTTCATTTGCAGATTATCGTCCGGATTTACTCGGGGAGAATTTTTTGGAAGAAACCCAGAAAGATTATAACGGAATGACCCTTTGGCTGTCAGCAAACATCGCCTCTTTTCTTCCCCATGACAAACAATTTCCTGCATGGCTTAATATTGCCGCAGGGTATGGCGCTACCGGCATGACCGGAGCCGAAAACAATGTTGCGGAATACAATGGAAAACCCGTTCCGCATTTCAATCGGATAAGACAATTCTATCTTTCACCGGATATTGATTTTTCAAAGATTAAAACAAAATCCAAAACACTTAAAGTTGCATTTTATGTGCTGAATGTGCTGAAATTTCCGGCTCCGGCTATTGAACTTAACAGCAAAGGAAAGGTGTTTTTCCATCCTGTTTTTTATTAATGATACCTGTTGGTACCTTCTGATTTTGCCACGACCACTATTCTTGGTTGACCATGCGTATGCATGGCAAAAGACGATTAATTTTTTCAGAAGCAAACAATATAGGGTAAAAAACCCGTAAGAAAATAAGCTGAGATAGTTTTATATTTTCATACCGGATAAAATTACTTTTATCAATAAAAAGCCTGAGTTTTCAGATTGCTATATAAATTTTTGGTATGTATTTTTACTTTTTCGAAGAAATCTTTTTATATAATAATCTCCGGCTTCACTAAGATAATTTCCATCATTTCGGAAATGATTTCCGTTATTTCGGAGGTAGTTTCCGGCTTTTCGGAAATAGCTTCCGCCACTTCGGAGATAATTTCCGCCATAAAAATATTAAACATAAAAGATGGATAAATTCAAAAATATGATTTTTGCTTATTCAAAAATAATCTTTTTGCCCATTTGTATAAACCAGGACTTTTGTAAAAAATGCCTGAAACTATATTTCTTGTTTACTTTTTTAAATTAATTCTTGTTTATTCAAAATAAATTTTTTATACCTTTGTTTTAGAATTATTTTAGTAACCTTTAAACACAAAAAAACTATGGAAAAGCCAGATGAAATTACACCTGATTTTAACATTCCGGCAGATGAAATGCTGCTCGAATCACAAACGATGATTGATTTTTTTATAGAAGATCAGAAATTGTTTACTGATAAAGTACCCGACCTTCAATCTCCTTTCGAAACAGATTGGCAAAATGCAATTAATGATGCAAGACAGGCAATAAAAGATGATGACTATCTTGACGTTCAGCAGGGAATGACCAATGAAATTGAAACACTAATGGCAGAAGCCTGTAACAGATTGCAGACACTCTATTTTTATGTTGACCGTGCATTTCCGGGAAATAAGGTCGTAAATGAGATATTCGGACACGACCGTTATGAAAAAGCCCGCAAATCACCGCTATCAATGTTCGATTTACTTATAAAAGCATACAATGCAGCAAACGACTCTAAATACAAGAGCAAGCTCATAGAAAAAGGATTGAAGCCAGATGGTATAGAAACGTTAAAAACTACTTCCGATACATTATATTCCAAATATCAGAAACGCGATAAATACATAAGCGACCGTGGAAGTATTACACAGAACCGTACAATTTTGCTTAATAAAGTATGGGCTTTCAATGCAAGCGTAAGCGATGCATCAAAACTTGTTTTCCAGGAAAACTATGCAAAGATGCAGCAATACCTGTTGTATGGCGGCAAAAAACAATCAGGCGAAGAAACCAAAAATACTATTCCGGAACAAAATCAATAAACATAAGCCACCTGCTATTTGTTTTGCCTCCATCCTGATCGTCGTTCATATATTTTTTGGACTTACAAAACGACGGAGAAGAGAGGCTTACATTTGTTTCAAACCCTGATAAGCAACCCCGACAGGGCTTCAAACTTAGTCAGGAATAACTTATACCAGACTTACAATACGTAAAAGCAGAATAATTGAAAAAACCTATTCAACTGAGTTCAGGATAAAACATGTTCCCCATCTGCCTGATAATAATCTGTCAGGGTTTTAATATCTGCAGAAATGATTTTTTATTTCTATGGATTCAGGTTAATAACTAAAAGCAATAACCCAAAGTAATGTTCAAGCCCTTGTTTTTCATTTTGCCGTCAATAGTATGTTTGTAAAGGTTAGTAAGACCAAGTGATTCAAACATGTTAAACTGGAAATGACTTATTTGAAGACCGAGTCCATAGTTAATTCCCCATTCTTCGTGGTTGTATGTTTTATTGAAGTTTATAGTTTTATTGTCTATGGCGCCCGAAAAGATATAGCTGTAATATCCACCCATTAAGAGGTATGCCATTCCGCTTTCAGTGTTGATTTTTGGAGAGATAAGTAAATTCATTGGTATTGTGAGCGACTGGGTGCGAAAAATTCCTTCTTCGTGCCTGCTTCCCTTCGTTTCGTAACATGCTCCGGGTTGGAGGACAAAATAGTTGCTTAACTGTAATTGTGCAAACAAGCCGGCACCTGCCGAAAACTCGGATTTTGCCTTATAAAACTCTTCTTCATATTCATGATGATTGTTGCCCACAAGCAAACACGTACCGAACTTAATATTGAACTTGTATATGCTATCATTTTTCACATCAATTTTACTGGCAGGTATAATCGCTTCTTTGTTTGATAAAACAACTGTTAAATTTTGCATCAGGTTGCATATTTTTGACATTCCGTCGTAATCGAGCAGGTTTGCATCATCTTCCGGTTGATGGTAATGCGACTTTGAACCCGTGAAAACATGTACCGAAGGAATACCAGCTTTATAGAATTTGTAAGAGTCGGTTCCCATGCTGATTGTATTGTTGGTTTTACGTAGTTTAATATTTTCCTTTTTTGCATTTTCCTTTACAACATACTCAGCATCGTTTATCGAGGCAATACCTATTAAATCAACTCCTTCTATCTGGTCGTAGGTACCTACCATGTCGAGGCTGAACATGCACCTAATATCACTTAAATTAGAGTATCGTTTCACAAATTCATCTGAACCAATCAAACCGCTTTCTTCACCGTCAAAAGTTACAAGAATAACGCTTCGTTTTAGCAAATCATGGTGTGCAATCAGCCATTTCCCGATTTCGATAATAGAAGCCACTCCCGAGGCATTGTCGTTTGCGCCGTTGTAAACTATTTTTTCGCCATTTTTCATTTTCCAGCCCATATGGTCGTAATGGGCTCCCAGTACGATGTACTCGTTTTTTAATACGGAGTCGTTGCCTTCCACAACACCTATGATGTTCCTTCCTTCGATGCGTATGTTTTGCTGTCGGTAACTGAAATCCTGGATATAATTGCTATTTAAAGGTTTAATTCCAGCATCTTTGAAAGCATTAATGATATAATCTACCGATTTATTAAGGCTTTTTGAGCCAAATCCTCTACCTTCGAGGGAATCGGATGCAAGTATGCCAACATGATGCTGCAATGCATCCGCAACTGGGTTTACCTGGGCAAACAGTTGCAAGGAAATGCTGAAAAGAAGGTTAATGAAAACAATTTTTTTTGAAGGCATAAAACAATTTTTTAATGATGAGTGGTCAGTAAGCAGATGCTTCTGCATCTCACATGGATATTTTTGTTAATAAATAAAACTGTAATCATGCAATTTTTATTTTTATTATGGCAAAATATACTACCGTAACGGCTACCCCTATTCCGGAAACGGTAAACATCACTTGTGGTCCGAAACTAAACCAGAGCCAGCCGGCAACACTGCTTGCAATAAGGGTACAGATGCTTGCAAAGCTATTGTAAAACCCAATAGCGGTAGCCACCTCTTTTTTATCGGCAATGTTGCTGATAAGTGCCTTTGATACTCCTTCGGTGGAAGCGGCATATACTGCATAAAAAAAGAACAATATGCCAAATACAGGCAACGAAGCGGCAAATCCAAAGCAAAAATATACCAAAGCAAAAATCGATAACCCTATCATCAGCGTCCGCTTCAGCCCTATTTTGTCGGCAAGCATTCCTATAGGGAACGAAAGCAGTGCATACACAAGATTATAAAAGATATAAACGCCTATCATTTGAGTGTCGCCTAGTCCATGATTTTTTATGGCAAGTAAAAGAAAAACATCCGAACTGTTGAAAAGAGTGAATGCAAGCAAACCTGCCACCAGGCGTTTATAATTTACGGATGCGGTTTTCCAGTAACCAAAATAGCTGAAAAAGCCGACCTTACCGACAGAAACATTGCCGGCAGTTTTCTTTTTCTCTTTGATAAAAAAAGTAAGTCCGATGGCAAACACACCCGGTAAAAAAGCAATGAGAAACAGCCAGCGGTATTGTCCGGGATAAAAATAAAGATAAACCAATGCCACTACCGGACCTATGGCAGCACCTACGGTATCGAGGGCACGATGAAAGCCAAACACCATTCCCTTATGCTCTGCAGTAGTTTCGTCGCTGAGGATGGCATCGCGTGCGCTGGTACGTATGCCTTTCCCCAGCCTTTCGGTAGTACGGGCAAAAAATATCCAGAGCGGGTGTATCAGGATTGCCATCATGGGCTTGGCGATAGCACTCAGAGCATAACCCCATTGCACAAAAGGCAGGCGTCTGCCCATTTTATCTGATAAATTACCAAAATATCCCTTGCTTAACCCGGCGGTAGCCTCGGCAACCCCTTCCAGTATCCCGATAAGCATCACCGAAAAACCGATGCTTCGCAGGTAAACCGGCATGATGGGGTAAAGCATTTCGCTGGCAATGTCGGTAAACAGGCTTACCAGTGAAACTATCCAGATGGCGCGGGTGAGTATTTTATTCATTCATCAGTTTTTAAAACAAGCTATATTCCAAATTCTAATTGTAATTGGAAGACAAAATTCTTTGTTTGGTTATATGACATTTCCCACCACGGTTCATTACTCGGAACATCTTTGCTTATCAGGGAAAAATTAGCCTGAATCTTTGTGGCGTGTCTTTTAAAATATTTAGCACATCCCAAAGTATATGCATCGGAATTTGGAAAAGACATTTTTACATTTTTTTCCTGGCGAACAAAAGCATAGCGGGTATTGATTTCCCACATGGAAAGGAAAGTGTAGCTTAACTGGTTTGCAAAACCATAGCCGATTAATAATGGATTTGTCCCAAACTCATCCCTATCTGAATAAGGGGCTATACGTTGCATATATTCCGAATAAAATGCAATACCCCAATATTTAAATAACAGA encodes:
- a CDS encoding MFS transporter, with translation MNKILTRAIWIVSLVSLFTDIASEMLYPIMPVYLRSIGFSVMLIGILEGVAEATAGLSKGYFGNLSDKMGRRLPFVQWGYALSAIAKPMMAILIHPLWIFFARTTERLGKGIRTSARDAILSDETTAEHKGMVFGFHRALDTVGAAIGPVVALVYLYFYPGQYRWLFLIAFLPGVFAIGLTFFIKEKKKTAGNVSVGKVGFFSYFGYWKTASVNYKRLVAGLLAFTLFNSSDVFLLLAIKNHGLGDTQMIGVYIFYNLVYALLSFPIGMLADKIGLKRTLMIGLSIFALVYFCFGFAASLPVFGILFFFYAVYAASTEGVSKALISNIADKKEVATAIGFYNSFASICTLIASSVAGWLWFSFGPQVMFTVSGIGVAVTVVYFAIIKIKIA
- a CDS encoding M28 family peptidase produces the protein MPSKKIVFINLLFSISLQLFAQVNPVADALQHHVGILASDSLEGRGFGSKSLNKSVDYIINAFKDAGIKPLNSNYIQDFSYRQQNIRIEGRNIIGVVEGNDSVLKNEYIVLGAHYDHMGWKMKNGEKIVYNGANDNASGVASIIEIGKWLIAHHDLLKRSVILVTFDGEESGLIGSDEFVKRYSNLSDIRCMFSLDMVGTYDQIEGVDLIGIASINDAEYVVKENAKKENIKLRKTNNTISMGTDSYKFYKAGIPSVHVFTGSKSHYHQPEDDANLLDYDGMSKICNLMQNLTVVLSNKEAIIPASKIDVKNDSIYKFNIKFGTCLLVGNNHHEYEEEFYKAKSEFSAGAGLFAQLQLSNYFVLQPGACYETKGSRHEEGIFRTQSLTIPMNLLISPKINTESGMAYLLMGGYYSYIFSGAIDNKTINFNKTYNHEEWGINYGLGLQISHFQFNMFESLGLTNLYKHTIDGKMKNKGLNITLGYCF
- a CDS encoding YfiM family protein, whose translation is MKHCIAFVFCIMLMQPSFAQSNKSLKLNDTVSLNKNRLRGVLITEGVLYVTSMTALYSMWYSDYPQTHFHWINDNGEWMQLDKVGHGLSCYNLSKFGYETMRWAGVNENKALWYGGITGFTYQTVIEILDGFSVGWGASPGDLIANTTGSLLFVGQQLAWHEQRFALKYSFYPTSFADYRPDLLGENFLEETQKDYNGMTLWLSANIASFLPHDKQFPAWLNIAAGYGATGMTGAENNVAEYNGKPVPHFNRIRQFYLSPDIDFSKIKTKSKTLKVAFYVLNVLKFPAPAIELNSKGKVFFHPVFY